Proteins encoded within one genomic window of Manduca sexta isolate Smith_Timp_Sample1 chromosome 18, JHU_Msex_v1.0, whole genome shotgun sequence:
- the LOC119189634 gene encoding uncharacterized protein LOC119189634, whose translation MLSDHGCFGSYLCRIGKEETAVCHHCGNCREDTVQHTLAECPAWDEERSALCLVVGGDLSLPTLVATMVDSRRSWKAMVSFCERVMSQKESAKRDRERTDPVRRQLSRRRRRGDDI comes from the coding sequence ATGCTATCTGATCACGGCTGTTTTGGTTCATATCTGTGTCGGATTGGGAAGGAAGAGACTGCCGTGTGCCATCATTGTGGTAACTGTCGCGAGGATACGGTTCAGCACACACTTGCAGAATGTCCAGCCTGGGATGAAGAACGCAGTGCTCTCTGCTTAGTCGTCGggggagacctctcgctgccgacTTTGGTTGCCACCATGGTTGACAGTAGGAGATCATGGAAGGCGATGGTCTCCTTCTGCGAGCGTGTCATGTCGCAGAAGGAGAGCGCTAAGCGAGATCGAGAGCGAACGGATCCCGTCCGCCGCCAATTAAGCAGAAGGAGGCGCCGAGGTGATGACATCTGA